Proteins encoded together in one Alphaproteobacteria bacterium window:
- a CDS encoding cytochrome c oxidase subunit 3 yields the protein MSTSHGAEHEAKHPYHLVQPSPWPAVGATAALLAFGGAVMFMHKIAYGTAIMAVGMALILTTMFFWWRDVIREAEFKGDHTPVVALSHRYGMALFIASEVMFFVAFFWAFFNASLFPTEAIGHVWPPKDIKPFDAFDLPFLNTLILLTSGVTVTWAHHALREGNRRDMLRGLALTILLGLSFTGVQAYEYSHAPFSFKGGIYPSTFFMATGFHGFHVMIGTTFLIVCFFRALKGHFKPDHHVGFEAAAWYWHFVDVVWLFLFTCIYWWGGS from the coding sequence ATGAGCACAAGCCACGGCGCCGAACACGAGGCGAAGCATCCCTACCATCTCGTCCAGCCGAGCCCGTGGCCGGCCGTCGGCGCCACGGCTGCCCTGCTCGCCTTCGGCGGCGCCGTGATGTTCATGCACAAAATCGCCTACGGCACCGCGATCATGGCGGTCGGCATGGCCTTGATCCTCACCACCATGTTCTTCTGGTGGCGCGACGTGATCCGGGAGGCCGAGTTCAAGGGCGATCACACGCCGGTCGTCGCCCTCAGCCACCGTTACGGCATGGCGCTCTTCATCGCATCGGAAGTGATGTTTTTTGTCGCTTTCTTCTGGGCCTTTTTCAATGCGAGCCTCTTTCCGACCGAGGCGATCGGGCACGTCTGGCCGCCAAAGGACATCAAGCCCTTCGATGCCTTCGACCTACCGTTCCTCAACACGCTCATTCTGTTGACCTCCGGTGTCACGGTGACGTGGGCGCACCATGCGCTGCGCGAGGGCAACCGGCGCGATATGCTTCGAGGCTTGGCGCTCACGATTCTTCTCGGCCTCTCCTTCACCGGGGTTCAGGCTTACGAGTACAGCCACGCGCCGTTCAGCTTCAAAGGTGGGATCTATCCGTCGACCTTCTTCATGGCGACTGGGTTCCACGGCTTCCACGTCATGATCGGTACCACGTTCCTCATCGTGTGTTTCTTCCGGGCGTTGAAGGGGCATTTCAAGCCCGACCATCACGTTGGTTTCGAAGCTGCCGCGTGGTATTGGCACTTCGTCGACGTCGTGTGGCTCTTCCTCTTCACCTGCATTTATTGGTGGGGCGGAAGTTGA
- a CDS encoding cytochrome c oxidase assembly protein, producing MTDRSNRRNAATATILAGVFAGMVGLSFAAVPLYRLFCQATGYEGTTQRAETAPGAVGDRVITVRFNADIDPNLPWRFEPEQTAVSVKVGQQGLAYFKATNLSSEAIVGQALFNVTPLKVGLYFDKVQCFCFSQQRLEPGQTAELPVTFFVDPDIVKDRNLDDVRTITLSYTFYRDKDAEEYDRASGKTAATIQPKNVN from the coding sequence ATGACCGATCGCTCCAACCGCCGCAATGCCGCGACCGCCACGATCCTTGCGGGCGTCTTCGCTGGCATGGTGGGTCTTTCATTTGCCGCCGTCCCGCTCTATCGCTTGTTCTGTCAGGCGACCGGCTATGAGGGCACCACTCAGCGGGCCGAAACAGCGCCGGGGGCGGTCGGAGACCGCGTCATCACGGTGCGTTTCAACGCCGACATCGATCCCAATTTGCCCTGGCGGTTCGAACCGGAGCAAACGGCGGTTTCGGTCAAGGTCGGGCAGCAGGGGCTCGCCTACTTCAAGGCGACCAACCTTTCGAGCGAAGCGATCGTCGGTCAGGCGCTCTTCAACGTAACGCCACTCAAGGTCGGACTCTATTTCGACAAGGTGCAGTGTTTCTGCTTCAGCCAGCAGCGCCTCGAACCGGGCCAGACCGCGGAGTTGCCGGTCACCTTTTTTGTCGACCCGGACATCGTCAAGGACCGCAATCTCGATGACGTTCGAACGATCACGCTTTCCTACACGTTCTACCGCGACAAGGATGCCGAGGAATACGACCGGGCAAGCGGCAAAACCGCCGCCACGATCCAACCGAAAAACGTCAACTGA
- a CDS encoding UbiA family prenyltransferase, giving the protein IFMWTPPHFWALSLYRSDDYARAGVPMLPVVAGRQETKRHILLYVLLLWPITLAPWALGIVGAVYGAAAAVLGAMFIVAALRVYREPDGLRDRAAKQMFGYSILYLFLLFAMTIADRAPVAALGGGLGNG; this is encoded by the coding sequence GATCTTCATGTGGACGCCGCCGCATTTTTGGGCGCTTTCGCTCTATCGGTCGGACGATTACGCGCGCGCTGGCGTACCCATGCTCCCGGTCGTCGCAGGTCGGCAGGAGACCAAGCGCCACATTCTCCTTTACGTGCTGCTGCTCTGGCCGATTACCTTGGCGCCCTGGGCGCTTGGCATCGTCGGGGCGGTCTATGGCGCGGCTGCCGCGGTGCTCGGCGCCATGTTCATTGTCGCAGCACTTCGCGTCTATCGCGAACCGGACGGTCTGCGCGACCGTGCTGCCAAACAGATGTTCGGCTATTCGATCCTTTATCTGTTCCTCCTCTTTGCGATGACAATCGCCGACCGCGCACCCGTCGCCGCCCTCGGCGGAGGACTCGGCAATGGCTGA